A DNA window from Chitinophagaceae bacterium contains the following coding sequences:
- a CDS encoding LysM peptidoglycan-binding domain-containing protein — protein MRKVLQVFIFGFILFNTGYTNAQVELRRISMEQYIETYSPLAVKEMERTGIPASIKMAQAILESGFGNSQLATTANNHFGIKCHVGWTGPSVRMDDDEANECFRKYRRVEDSFKDHSEFLTTRPRYSFLFDLSPKDYKNWARGLQRAGYATNPNYANLLIRLIEERNLHLLDSEGTTRLQASETDRSKTIEDYADQIFTFNNIKTVVAQAGETYFDIAMAHGVRLNRLLRYNDLSSDDEYSLNAGERVYLQPKRRRGNDRFHIVKDNEDMWSISQKQGIRLNRLLRRNRMDEGDEAATGERLVLRGRRHETPKLRTEEEVKQIQLTAEKAEEKIKDKPLAREERRPEIFISITEPDQTDKREVISSSVNEERVEAAAPETTVEDTESHIEEELEEVTMSDENLEDLVESQPGPRIPQDETQSSATSDEQKETVYHVVAAGETLFAISRKYDVPVNELQALNRLDGASISPGDRLVISKKAESAAEPQTQTQHQTQQSRPATETTTVTEKITHTVTAGETLFAISRKYNVSVENLNKWNNLSNNALSVGQRLVVGHKEVTSERTATPTQTNQDTNKYHTVERGETLFSISRKYNVTVNQIRQWNNLQSDNLSVGKQIRIKE, from the coding sequence ATGAGAAAGGTTTTACAAGTTTTTATTTTCGGATTTATTTTATTCAACACCGGGTATACAAATGCTCAGGTGGAGCTGCGTCGTATTTCAATGGAGCAGTATATTGAAACATACAGCCCTTTGGCAGTAAAAGAAATGGAAAGAACCGGAATTCCGGCCAGTATAAAAATGGCTCAAGCTATTTTAGAATCCGGTTTTGGTAACAGCCAGCTTGCAACAACAGCAAACAATCATTTTGGAATAAAGTGCCATGTTGGGTGGACCGGTCCATCTGTCAGAATGGATGATGACGAAGCAAATGAATGTTTCCGAAAATACAGAAGAGTAGAAGATTCTTTTAAAGACCATAGTGAGTTTTTAACCACTCGACCACGCTATTCTTTTCTGTTTGATTTAAGTCCAAAAGATTATAAAAACTGGGCCAGAGGTCTTCAAAGAGCCGGTTACGCAACCAACCCCAATTATGCAAATTTGTTAATCCGTCTTATAGAAGAAAGAAATTTGCACCTGCTAGATAGTGAAGGAACCACCAGATTACAGGCATCGGAAACGGATCGCTCTAAAACTATAGAGGATTATGCAGACCAAATATTCACCTTCAATAATATTAAAACTGTAGTTGCGCAAGCCGGGGAAACCTATTTTGATATTGCAATGGCTCATGGGGTAAGGCTTAACAGGCTTTTGAGATATAATGATTTAAGTTCTGATGATGAGTACTCTTTAAATGCAGGAGAAAGGGTTTATCTGCAACCTAAAAGAAGAAGAGGCAATGACCGCTTTCATATAGTCAAAGATAATGAAGACATGTGGAGCATTTCTCAAAAGCAAGGTATTCGTTTAAACCGCTTGTTAAGGAGAAATAGAATGGACGAAGGGGATGAGGCCGCAACGGGCGAACGATTGGTTTTAAGAGGAAGAAGACATGAAACACCTAAACTAAGAACAGAAGAAGAGGTTAAACAAATACAGCTTACTGCTGAAAAGGCCGAAGAAAAAATTAAGGATAAACCTTTGGCAAGAGAAGAGAGAAGACCTGAAATATTTATTAGTATTACTGAACCGGATCAAACAGATAAAAGAGAGGTTATTTCCTCTTCGGTGAACGAAGAAAGAGTGGAAGCTGCCGCTCCTGAAACCACTGTTGAAGATACGGAAAGCCATATTGAAGAAGAGCTTGAAGAGGTTACCATGTCCGATGAAAACCTGGAAGATTTGGTTGAAAGCCAGCCCGGTCCGAGAATTCCTCAGGATGAAACGCAATCAAGTGCTACGTCGGATGAGCAAAAGGAAACTGTTTATCACGTTGTGGCTGCCGGAGAAACGCTTTTTGCCATTTCAAGAAAGTATGATGTTCCCGTTAATGAATTACAAGCACTAAATCGATTAGATGGTGCCTCGATTAGCCCGGGAGACAGATTAGTTATTTCTAAAAAGGCTGAATCCGCTGCTGAGCCTCAAACTCAAACGCAACATCAAACACAGCAAAGCAGACCGGCAACAGAAACGACTACCGTCACTGAAAAAATTACGCATACCGTGACGGCAGGCGAAACACTTTTTGCTATTTCAAGAAAGTATAATGTCAGTGTTGAAAACCTGAATAAATGGAACAACTTGTCAAATAATGCTCTTTCCGTAGGGCAGCGTTTAGTAGTTGGTCATAAAGAAGTTACTTCAGAAAGAACTGCAACGCCTACTCAAACAAATCAGGATACAAATAAATATCATACCGTTGAGCGCGGCGAAACCCTGTTTTCTATATCTCGAAAATATAATGTAACCGTAAACCAAATCAGGCAATGGAATAACCTTCAGTCTGACAACCTCAGCGTTGGAAAACAAATCAGGATAAAAGAATAA
- a CDS encoding OsmC family peroxiredoxin, with translation MLISRVTYTKNLRCESLHLKSGSKILTDAPTDNKGKGEAFSPTDLAATSLANCMITIMGILIQEKDLAVSEIKADVHKHMAAEPRRISKIEVFLNIKGENLSEKDKKMLENAAKNCPVALSLHPEAIQAVKFSFS, from the coding sequence ATGTTAATATCAAGGGTTACTTATACAAAAAACCTTCGTTGCGAATCTTTGCACCTGAAAAGTGGTTCCAAAATCCTGACTGATGCACCTACGGACAACAAAGGGAAGGGTGAAGCTTTCTCTCCAACAGACTTAGCCGCTACTTCGCTGGCTAACTGTATGATCACAATCATGGGTATTTTAATTCAGGAAAAGGATTTAGCCGTCTCAGAAATTAAAGCAGATGTTCATAAACATATGGCTGCTGAGCCAAGACGAATTTCTAAGATTGAAGTATTTTTGAACATAAAAGGGGAAAATTTATCGGAAAAAGATAAAAAAATGCTGGAAAATGCTGCTAAAAACTGTCCCGTTGCTTTATCTCTGCATCCGGAAGCGATTCAGGCTGTAAAATTTAGCTTTTCCTAA
- the lipA gene encoding lipoyl synthase, producing the protein MIELPVVNKKEERRQKPNWLRVKLPTGENYKHVRKLVDEYKLHTICESGNCPNMGECWGAGTATFMILGNVCTRSCSFCAVATGRPRELDYDEPRRVAEAVKLMEVKHCVLTSINVDNIKHGGAPIWAETVRQIRLLSPGTTIETLIPDFKGYEPSIDMMIEVMPEVVSHNMETAERLYRLVRPQAKYQRSLNVIKRLKDGGCRTKSGFMLGLGEKEEEVYKLMDDLLEHGCDVLTIGQYLQPTKMHLNVAEYITPETFAKYKEIGLQKGFDFVESGPLVRSSYHAERHL; encoded by the coding sequence ATGATAGAATTACCGGTAGTAAATAAAAAAGAAGAAAGAAGACAAAAGCCGAATTGGTTACGTGTAAAATTACCTACAGGCGAAAATTATAAGCATGTTCGCAAACTGGTAGACGAATATAAACTTCATACAATTTGTGAAAGCGGAAACTGTCCTAATATGGGAGAGTGCTGGGGAGCAGGTACTGCAACATTCATGATATTGGGTAATGTTTGTACGCGCTCATGCTCTTTTTGTGCAGTTGCTACAGGCAGACCAAGAGAACTTGATTATGATGAGCCAAGAAGAGTAGCGGAAGCAGTTAAACTAATGGAAGTAAAGCACTGCGTATTAACATCTATAAATGTTGATAATATTAAGCATGGAGGTGCTCCAATTTGGGCCGAAACGGTTCGGCAAATAAGGCTTTTAAGTCCGGGCACGACTATAGAAACTCTTATCCCTGACTTTAAAGGTTATGAACCCAGTATTGACATGATGATAGAAGTGATGCCGGAAGTAGTTTCTCACAATATGGAAACGGCAGAAAGACTATACAGACTGGTAAGGCCTCAGGCCAAATATCAAAGAAGCTTGAATGTTATCAAAAGGCTGAAGGATGGTGGTTGTCGAACAAAGTCAGGATTTATGCTTGGATTGGGTGAAAAAGAAGAAGAAGTTTACAAACTGATGGACGATTTACTGGAACATGGTTGCGATGTGTTAACAATTGGTCAGTATTTGCAACCCACAAAGATGCACCTGAATGTTGCAGAATATATAACTCCGGAGACATTTGCAAAATACAAGGAAATTGGTTTACAAAAAGGCTTTGATTTTGTAGAAAGCGGTCCTTTGGTCAGATCTTCCTACCATGCTGAAAGGCATTTATAG
- a CDS encoding DUF2784 family protein translates to MEAYYPVLDYFFLIFHFILILFNLFAWIWKPLRKAHLIVLGLTFASWFILGIWYGWGYCPLTDWHWTILREMGEVGLPGSYVTYLIDRLIGIRLSDTLTEVLTIGLAFIALIISIKVNFFHSK, encoded by the coding sequence ATGGAAGCCTACTATCCTGTATTGGATTATTTTTTCCTGATTTTTCATTTTATTTTAATCCTGTTTAATTTATTTGCCTGGATATGGAAACCTCTGCGTAAAGCTCATCTTATCGTCCTGGGCTTAACCTTTGCTTCATGGTTTATTTTGGGAATCTGGTATGGTTGGGGCTATTGTCCGCTTACTGACTGGCACTGGACCATACTCCGGGAAATGGGTGAAGTAGGCCTGCCGGGTTCTTATGTAACTTATTTAATTGATCGCTTAATTGGAATTAGGCTATCAGATACTTTAACAGAGGTTTTGACAATCGGACTGGCATTCATAGCATTGATTATATCCATTAAAGTAAACTTCTTTCATTCTAAATAA
- a CDS encoding erythromycin esterase family protein, whose amino-acid sequence MNKIIVSKSFLLGLFLVFFSQTAFSGELSVQSENKELIKGIEERKVYFERTHELKKLIDDIGKRELVLLGEASHGTSEFYSWRAEITKELVKSGNYGFIAVEGDWASLYDVNNYVKHKSNRDGNARNVLREIERWPLWMWANNEVADFVEWLRNYNKDKEPAERIGFYGMDAYGEQQSAREIIRVVRAHKPDISPEVQERLKCFMDFRDRVGDYIRQVAQGGESCERPISEVYSIVKSNLQDLKRGNPEKYFYLMQNIYVVKAAEAHYRLNISGQDESWNARAVHMFETVLRLQEKYSNNSAGIVWAHNTHIGDASATDMRLNGQVNIGHLSKEKYGIKKVYAVGFSTHRGRVMAASEWEGQRRVFDVPEGISGSLENLLNGISSNKSFYFIMEEELSENNDWLNRIGHRAIGVIYHPERERLGNYVPSVLPLRYNAMIFIPETGPVVPLHRR is encoded by the coding sequence ATGAACAAAATTATTGTCAGCAAATCATTTCTATTAGGCCTTTTCTTAGTCTTTTTCTCCCAAACCGCCTTTAGCGGAGAGTTAAGTGTACAATCAGAAAACAAAGAATTAATAAAAGGAATTGAAGAAAGAAAAGTTTATTTTGAACGAACTCATGAGTTGAAAAAACTTATTGATGACATCGGAAAACGAGAACTGGTTTTATTAGGCGAAGCTTCTCATGGAACTTCCGAATTTTATTCCTGGCGGGCTGAAATTACCAAAGAGCTTGTAAAAAGCGGCAACTATGGGTTTATAGCTGTAGAAGGAGACTGGGCAAGCCTTTATGATGTGAATAATTATGTAAAACATAAATCCAACCGCGACGGAAATGCCCGTAATGTATTGAGAGAAATTGAGCGTTGGCCTTTGTGGATGTGGGCAAATAACGAAGTAGCCGATTTTGTTGAGTGGCTGAGAAACTATAATAAAGACAAAGAGCCCGCTGAAAGAATTGGCTTTTATGGTATGGATGCTTATGGCGAACAGCAATCTGCACGAGAAATCATTAGAGTAGTTAGAGCTCATAAGCCGGATATATCGCCGGAGGTGCAGGAGCGATTAAAATGTTTTATGGATTTTCGTGACAGAGTAGGGGATTATATTCGTCAGGTAGCTCAGGGTGGAGAATCCTGTGAAAGACCAATTAGTGAAGTTTACAGTATTGTCAAGAGTAATTTACAAGACCTTAAGAGAGGAAATCCTGAAAAATACTTTTATTTAATGCAAAATATTTATGTAGTAAAAGCTGCAGAAGCTCATTACAGACTCAATATAAGTGGTCAAGATGAGTCATGGAATGCCCGCGCTGTACATATGTTTGAAACAGTTCTGAGGCTCCAGGAAAAGTATAGTAATAATTCTGCCGGAATTGTATGGGCTCACAACACCCACATTGGAGATGCATCTGCCACAGATATGCGTTTGAATGGTCAGGTTAATATAGGGCATTTAAGTAAAGAAAAATACGGAATTAAAAAGGTATATGCCGTTGGGTTTTCTACCCACAGAGGTCGGGTTATGGCTGCTTCTGAATGGGAGGGGCAAAGAAGAGTTTTTGATGTTCCGGAAGGAATTTCAGGAAGCTTGGAAAATCTGTTAAATGGTATTTCTTCAAACAAGTCTTTTTACTTCATAATGGAAGAGGAATTGAGTGAAAACAACGATTGGCTAAACAGAATTGGCCACCGGGCTATTGGAGTTATTTATCATCCTGAAAGAGAACGGCTCGGAAATTATGTGCCATCTGTATTGCCTTTGCGATATAATGCAATGATATTTATACCTGAAACAGGCCCTGTGGTACCTTTACACAGAAGATAG
- a CDS encoding FAD-binding oxidoreductase, with protein MNPSERMKALSEALRNNIEGDILTDELSRNIYATDASVYKELPLIVAYPKHKKDIQEIVKLAGSYDTPVIPRSGGTSLAGQCVGSGIILDVSRYMCGILEVDETDRWARVQPGVIRDELNFILKEKNLFFGPNTSTANRAMIGGMAGNNSSGSYSLVYGTTRDHVIELEMVLQDGNLYRFKNIDLESFNEKCNQSDFEGELYRHIHKLLTDENTKELISRVFPKKSIHRRNSGYALDTLLDSAPFGGKEPFNFCKLLCGTEGTLGIITEIKVNLSPLPPPCSVLIGVHFESIQSALDSVIMILGHKPRAVELMDKIILDCTKENIAQQSNRFFIKGDPEAILLIEFADETDNLVDEAGRALITELTENEIGYHYAVLKNENIHKAWTLRAAGLGVLSNIKGDSKPVAVVEDTAVDPTDLSAYIAEFSKLMHLYGQKAVYYAHAGAGELHLRPILNLKEKSDVKKFRDIARDSALLVKKYNGSLSGEHGDGRVRSEFIETVMGKEAVTLFESVKDTWDPKGIFNPGKKVRPVKMDENLRYESGEATKEINTKLSFEESGGFLRAVEKCNGSGDCRKLALSGGTMCPSYMASRNEKDTTRARANALRQYLTKSKKENPFDEKDLMEVLDLCISCKGCSSECPSNVDMASMKAEFLHQYYLTNPIPFRSRLFASLNSINKTATHFSGLSNWMMNNSPFSKGIKNMLGISPGRKLPELSGNDLVKWWKKNKSKYAPKAKKGTVYFFTDEFTRFNDTNIGQKAILLISALGYEVVIPEHEESGRIHISKGFLDRAAILAEKNVKVFSEFISENSPLIGTEPSAIFTFRDEYPKLVKASMVKDAKKIKANTFTVEEWLSGLLIEQKDLSKLFKPQKGFTYHYHGHCHEKSLSQKGLTPTLFQSLLEVNLFNIPSGCCGMAGSFGYEKEHYEFSEKIAELVLLPYIRKLSEQDIILASGTSCRHQIRDFTERVALHPVEVLFEALKEKPEF; from the coding sequence ATGAACCCAAGCGAAAGGATGAAAGCGCTTTCAGAAGCATTAAGAAATAATATAGAAGGAGATATCCTTACCGACGAACTAAGTCGTAATATTTATGCAACAGATGCTTCTGTTTATAAAGAGTTGCCACTTATTGTTGCATACCCAAAACACAAAAAAGATATACAGGAAATTGTAAAACTTGCCGGCAGCTATGATACTCCTGTTATCCCCAGAAGTGGAGGAACGAGTTTAGCAGGTCAATGTGTGGGCTCCGGAATTATCCTGGATGTTTCCAGGTATATGTGTGGGATTTTAGAGGTAGATGAAACCGATAGATGGGCAAGGGTCCAGCCGGGAGTAATTCGAGATGAACTGAATTTCATTTTAAAGGAAAAAAACTTATTTTTTGGCCCTAATACCAGTACAGCCAATAGAGCTATGATAGGCGGAATGGCCGGAAATAACTCCAGTGGTTCTTATTCACTGGTTTATGGAACGACGAGAGACCATGTGATAGAATTGGAGATGGTTTTGCAAGATGGAAATCTTTATCGTTTTAAAAACATTGATTTAGAAAGCTTTAATGAAAAGTGTAATCAAAGTGATTTTGAAGGAGAACTATATCGTCATATTCACAAGCTTCTAACTGATGAAAACACCAAAGAACTTATAAGCAGAGTTTTTCCTAAAAAAAGTATTCACAGAAGAAACTCCGGCTATGCATTGGATACACTCCTGGATTCCGCTCCATTTGGAGGGAAAGAGCCCTTTAATTTTTGCAAACTTTTATGCGGCACAGAAGGTACTCTTGGAATTATAACCGAAATTAAAGTTAATCTTTCTCCCCTCCCTCCTCCTTGCAGTGTTTTAATTGGAGTACATTTTGAAAGTATACAGTCAGCACTGGATTCTGTTATCATGATTTTAGGTCACAAGCCCAGAGCTGTGGAGCTGATGGACAAAATAATTCTGGATTGCACAAAAGAAAATATAGCTCAGCAATCCAATCGTTTTTTTATAAAAGGTGATCCGGAAGCAATCTTACTGATTGAGTTTGCTGATGAAACGGACAATTTGGTTGATGAAGCAGGAAGAGCGTTAATTACTGAATTAACGGAAAATGAAATCGGTTATCACTATGCTGTTTTAAAAAATGAAAATATACATAAGGCCTGGACATTACGGGCTGCCGGTCTTGGAGTTTTATCAAATATCAAGGGGGATTCTAAACCGGTGGCAGTGGTTGAAGATACTGCTGTAGACCCTACAGATTTAAGTGCATATATAGCAGAGTTTTCAAAATTAATGCATTTGTATGGACAGAAAGCAGTTTATTATGCCCATGCAGGTGCCGGGGAGCTGCACTTAAGACCAATTTTAAATTTGAAAGAAAAGTCTGATGTAAAAAAATTCAGAGATATCGCCCGGGATTCTGCCTTATTGGTAAAAAAATATAATGGTTCATTAAGTGGTGAGCATGGCGATGGAAGAGTGCGTTCTGAATTTATTGAAACCGTTATGGGAAAAGAGGCTGTCACTCTATTTGAATCGGTCAAAGATACCTGGGATCCAAAGGGAATTTTTAATCCGGGAAAGAAAGTCCGGCCCGTAAAAATGGATGAAAATTTACGTTATGAATCCGGAGAAGCTACTAAAGAAATTAATACAAAACTCAGCTTTGAAGAATCCGGTGGTTTTTTAAGGGCAGTGGAAAAGTGTAATGGATCGGGTGACTGTAGAAAACTCGCGCTTAGTGGTGGCACAATGTGCCCAAGTTACATGGCCTCCCGGAATGAAAAAGACACAACCAGAGCCAGAGCAAACGCCCTCAGACAATATTTAACTAAAAGTAAAAAAGAAAATCCCTTTGATGAAAAAGATTTAATGGAGGTGCTGGACTTGTGCATATCTTGCAAAGGCTGTAGTTCAGAATGTCCTTCAAATGTTGATATGGCATCTATGAAAGCTGAATTTCTGCACCAATATTATCTCACAAACCCCATCCCTTTCCGAAGTCGGCTCTTTGCTTCTTTGAACAGCATTAATAAAACGGCTACTCATTTCTCGGGTCTTTCTAACTGGATGATGAATAACAGCCCTTTTTCAAAAGGGATTAAAAATATGCTTGGAATAAGCCCCGGGAGAAAACTTCCTGAATTAAGCGGCAATGACTTAGTAAAATGGTGGAAAAAAAATAAATCAAAATATGCTCCCAAAGCTAAAAAGGGAACCGTCTACTTCTTTACAGATGAATTTACCCGATTCAATGATACAAATATTGGTCAAAAAGCGATTCTTTTAATATCGGCTTTAGGCTATGAAGTAGTTATTCCGGAGCATGAGGAAAGTGGACGAATTCATATATCCAAAGGGTTTTTGGATAGAGCCGCCATCTTAGCTGAAAAAAATGTTAAAGTTTTTAGTGAATTTATTTCTGAAAACTCACCATTGATAGGCACTGAACCATCGGCGATTTTTACTTTTAGGGATGAATACCCTAAATTGGTTAAAGCATCTATGGTAAAGGATGCAAAAAAAATAAAAGCAAACACATTCACGGTGGAGGAGTGGTTGTCCGGCTTATTAATCGAACAAAAAGATCTTTCAAAATTATTTAAACCTCAAAAAGGTTTTACCTATCATTATCATGGTCATTGTCATGAGAAATCACTTTCACAAAAAGGGCTGACTCCAACCCTTTTTCAGTCACTTTTAGAAGTGAATCTATTCAATATACCTTCCGGTTGCTGCGGTATGGCCGGTTCTTTTGGTTATGAGAAAGAGCACTATGAGTTTTCTGAAAAAATTGCCGAATTAGTACTGCTGCCCTATATCAGAAAGCTCTCTGAACAGGACATTATTTTAGCATCAGGTACCAGTTGCCGGCATCAGATTAGAGATTTTACTGAAAGGGTTGCCTTACATCCGGTTGAAGTTTTGTTTGAGGCATTGAAAGAAAAACCGGAATTTTAG
- a CDS encoding T9SS C-terminal target domain-containing protein yields the protein MKNINVKTIVSILFSIFSLLITSKESHATHGAAAYMTFKAVPDTSGFSYHVYLTYYTDPIGGVDRPSLTVNMGDTNIQLNRINGLIAPGDSIPGGEITPYGFKKSIYSGIHTYNDLAPFRVISFTDPNRVADIVNMTTSVNVQLYIEDTLFMLDPSIYGYNEPPIFTYDNLVDIALLYEPYYFNFNFFDIDGDSLSFKLVEPLQQTGSSVPGYIFPEDVMAGPDNQFSLNELTGEISWNAPQATGLYLISILLTEYRNQVKLATYQFDFLIKVILGPNSVTDVFNNTEEIEAYPNPFSDYIEIFTNLNQTKDLNAYLYDSSGKLVHQSSHNVQSGKTNTRISVPDQIPAGYYILKLKSSSENKLHQIRVVKQ from the coding sequence ATGAAAAATATAAATGTTAAAACAATCGTATCGATTTTATTCAGTATTTTTTCTCTATTGATAACATCAAAAGAATCTCATGCTACACATGGTGCAGCTGCATATATGACTTTTAAAGCTGTCCCGGATACATCGGGTTTTAGTTATCATGTTTATTTAACTTATTATACAGACCCAATTGGTGGAGTTGACAGACCTTCTCTTACTGTTAACATGGGGGATACGAATATTCAATTAAATAGAATAAACGGTTTGATTGCTCCGGGAGATTCAATTCCGGGTGGAGAAATAACACCATATGGTTTTAAAAAAAGTATATACTCCGGCATTCATACCTATAATGATCTTGCTCCATTCCGTGTAATTTCTTTTACGGATCCAAATAGAGTTGCCGATATCGTAAATATGACAACTTCTGTTAATGTACAACTTTACATTGAAGACACGTTGTTTATGCTTGACCCTTCTATATATGGATATAATGAACCTCCGATTTTCACTTACGATAATTTGGTAGACATAGCTTTGTTATATGAACCTTACTATTTTAACTTTAACTTTTTTGACATTGATGGGGATAGTTTAAGTTTTAAATTAGTAGAGCCGCTTCAACAAACCGGGTCAAGTGTGCCCGGCTATATCTTTCCTGAAGATGTAATGGCCGGACCTGACAATCAATTTTCTTTAAATGAACTCACCGGAGAGATCAGTTGGAATGCACCTCAAGCTACAGGACTTTATCTCATTAGTATTTTGCTTACAGAATACAGAAATCAGGTTAAGTTGGCCACGTATCAGTTTGATTTTCTGATAAAAGTGATTTTAGGACCAAATTCTGTAACGGATGTGTTTAATAATACTGAAGAAATTGAAGCTTATCCGAATCCCTTTTCAGACTATATTGAGATATTCACAAACCTAAATCAAACAAAGGATTTAAACGCTTATTTGTATGACAGTTCCGGAAAATTAGTCCATCAAAGCAGTCATAATGTACAATCCGGAAAAACAAATACCAGGATAAGCGTACCCGATCAAATCCCTGCCGGCTATTATATACTCAAACTTAAATCCTCGTCTGAGAACAAATTACATCAGATTCGGGTAGTAAAACAATAG
- a CDS encoding DNA alkylation repair protein has product MKRSSKAENILSQINSNTKLGDLRKMAKEIKKDHELAMELWSSGEFLPRQLAILIMDKKQLTEDLLKKLDKDMQAQSYDERNNLMDWLMANQLTKDKKTIALIESWENSPSALQRRTFWYYQARLRWAGQTPPDNTADLLSTMEAKIMHEEPEVQWAMNFTAGWIGVYEDKYRTRCIKLGEKSGLYKGEKVAKGCTPNYLPEFISIEVEKRKK; this is encoded by the coding sequence ATGAAACGATCTTCTAAAGCAGAAAACATTTTAAGCCAAATCAATAGCAATACAAAGTTAGGTGATTTACGTAAAATGGCTAAAGAGATTAAAAAAGACCATGAATTAGCAATGGAGCTTTGGTCAAGTGGTGAATTTTTGCCCCGGCAATTGGCCATCTTGATAATGGACAAAAAACAGCTGACAGAAGATTTACTTAAAAAGCTTGATAAAGATATGCAAGCGCAATCATATGATGAGCGAAATAACCTAATGGATTGGTTAATGGCAAATCAGCTCACCAAAGATAAAAAGACCATAGCATTGATAGAATCATGGGAAAACAGCCCCTCTGCTCTTCAAAGACGGACTTTTTGGTATTATCAAGCCCGATTGAGGTGGGCAGGACAAACACCTCCTGATAACACTGCAGATTTACTATCAACAATGGAAGCTAAAATTATGCATGAAGAGCCGGAAGTTCAATGGGCCATGAATTTCACCGCCGGCTGGATTGGAGTTTATGAAGATAAATATCGTACTCGCTGTATAAAGCTGGGAGAAAAGTCCGGTCTTTACAAAGGCGAAAAAGTAGCAAAAGGCTGCACCCCCAACTATTTGCCGGAATTCATTTCTATTGAAGTTGAAAAAAGAAAAAAGTAA
- a CDS encoding heme-binding protein — protein MKTLLIVFIVIVTFFLAAQFIVNNSSNKTEQHAYEVIKRFDDIEIRHYSSALFTKIRLSGNSYSQVSGKGFRILADYIFGGNAAKEKIAMTTPVSMSFGEESEMRFMVPANYTKEDLPLPNNKEIEFIEEKEKVMAVIKFSGWANDKKINQYQEQLIEQLQKNNIKHKGNFSFLGYNPPYQVINRRNEIVVEVEYDQFFDSK, from the coding sequence ATGAAAACTTTACTAATTGTGTTTATTGTAATAGTCACCTTCTTTCTGGCAGCTCAATTTATTGTTAATAATTCATCCAATAAAACTGAGCAACATGCTTACGAAGTAATAAAACGATTTGACGATATAGAAATTCGACATTACAGCAGCGCATTGTTTACTAAAATTCGTTTGTCAGGTAACAGCTACAGTCAGGTTTCCGGCAAAGGTTTTAGAATTTTGGCCGATTATATATTTGGAGGAAATGCTGCTAAAGAAAAAATTGCAATGACAACTCCGGTAAGCATGTCTTTTGGAGAAGAGTCAGAAATGCGATTTATGGTACCGGCTAATTACACAAAAGAAGACTTACCCCTTCCGAATAATAAAGAAATAGAATTTATAGAAGAAAAGGAAAAAGTAATGGCTGTTATTAAATTTTCAGGTTGGGCAAATGATAAAAAAATAAACCAATATCAGGAACAGCTTATTGAGCAACTTCAAAAAAATAATATTAAACATAAAGGAAACTTTAGCTTTTTAGGCTACAACCCACCATATCAAGTTATTAACCGTAGGAATGAAATTGTCGTGGAAGTAGAGTATGATCAATTTTTTGATTCAAAATAA